The genomic segment GAGAACTCCTCATCCAAACCTCTCTCAAAACAGGCGCAAAATGCACTGGCGTTGACACCGATGAAAGCTGCCTACAGCGAGGGGGCCAGATCGCCGACTCACGAGGGGCCAATGTGACATTTCTCAATCAAAGTGCGGATCAATGGCACGAACAGACCGATCGAGCTATTTGCATCGGCTCGTCTCATGCGTTCGGTGGAGCTACGGCCATGTTCAGCAGTCTCGCAAAGGTAGTTCCAACAGGCAGGGTTCTCGTAGGAGACATGTGCTGGGAACGTCCTCCCACGCAAGCTGCCCTGGATATATTCGGTGACGAAGTACACATGTTAGTGgatttggtgaagatggcacGCGACGCTGGGTGGAAGGTACTGCATTTGACTACGTCGGATCAGCGAGAATGGGATGATTTTGAGTCAGGACATCGTGCTGGGCTGAGGAAATGGCTTATTGAGAATCCTGGGGCCGAGGAGGCTAAAGAGGTTGAGGAGCAGCAGAATGGGCGAGAAATGGATTACTTGATGCACTACAGGGGTGTTTTGGGCTTTGCCTGGCTAGTTCTTGCACGGTGATGGGATGAGAAGATTAGACGGAAGCTATATCTGAGTCCCTGAAATAGAGTCTCTTTTCGCTTCATACAGGGTACGACGTCCGGTGGATCGCTAATTAccagccatcaccatctccggTGGAAGTGAGGCTTACCTCAATACCAGTCAGTATTTAACCTTATTTGACAGATCATCCGGTGGAAGTTGACGCTCAGTTCGGTGTAATGACAGGAGGCTGTGGGTTACAACTAATTGGAATACCCTATGCTATGTTCTAAAAGCACTCCTGAAGACAACGGGGTTGGCGGATTCGAAATCGGCAAATATCACGCCGTTTCTTTGTCAACTTGCCGTAATTCGCTACAAATACTGCCAGAATTCAGTGACATGTCTCAGATAGCCGGAGTGAAAGAAAACACCTTGTATCATCATCAGTCGGTCCAACCTGCGAACCATCCTTGACAACACCCCACAACACCTGGTTCTCAACTTCACCATCTTTACCGTATTAGCGCAGGATTCACTTCCACCGGAGGTCTTAaatcaacttcatcatggAACTCACCTTGAAACTACAATAACCGTCCAGTCAACTCCTCCGATGTAACCCCCGCAGGTAAGACAAACACTCCCTAGTTGCCGTTGTCGGCAGTGGGACCTTGCAGCAAAGATccgcaacctcaacatcaacccgACTTCCCCGCATCCATGACCAACAGTATAAAGGTTCAGACGGTGAACACGTCTTTTCTGGAAGTCGAGACGTGCTCGGACCAATTGTGAACTTTCGACAAGCGCAACCAGTTGATTCGTTGAGTTTCCGACGTGTTCAACACCTCGCGTACTTGTTTCGTCCAGCTCgggccatcatcacccgAGACCTGCACAACTACCGAAGTCGCAGAAAACACGAACATCGCAGACATTTTGGGAGACAAGATGGCTGTAATTGACGAGAAACAAGGCGCAAACAGCGGTGATGCCGAAGCGGGAGTCACCAAACCTGTAAGTCATCATTCACAACCCCTTCTTCACTTCTCACCATCATGTTCTGTGATATTGACCCTTCCCAGGCTCACAATGAACAACCCCCCATCGATACCAAAGCCCAGAAAAGACTCATCTGGAAGCAAGATATCCGAATACTACCCCTTTGCGCATCAATTTACTTCCTCTCATTTCTCGACCGCTCCAACATCGGCAATGCCAAGATCCTCAACTCATCCACCCACGATGACATGCAGACCGCCACAGGCATGACGGACTACCAATTCAACATTGCACTGATGGTATTCGTCGTTGCATACGCCATATTCGAAGTCCCCTCCAACATCTTGCTGAAAAAGCTGCGTCCCAGCCGATGGCTGGCATTTCTGATGTTTTGCTGGGGCGCTCTAACTATTTGCTTAAGCGCGGGGAAGAACTTTGGCGGTGTAACTGCGTTGAGATTCCTTCTCGGGACGTTTGAAGCGGGTTTGTTCCCGGGATTAGTGTACTATTTGACATTTTGGTATAGACATAATGAACGGAGTGTTAGGTATGTGACTTGTGATGTGGGAAGTTGCAAAGTGCTGACTTATTAGGGTGGCTTTTATTCTTGCCTCGGCTACGTTGGCTGGTGCTGTATGTAACTTGGCTTTCAAAATACTAATACCAGAAAGCTGACGTGTGGAACAGTTTGGGGGAGCAATTGCCTACGGAATAGGCCACATCAACGGTGCCCATGGTCTTCGCGGCTGGCAATGGCTCTTCATCATCGAGGGCGTGCCTTCGTGCGTTTGCGCCGTCctcgttttcttcctccTACCCGATTACCCCGAGACAGCGAGCTGGCTTAGCAAGGCGGAACAAGATCTCGCTGTGCAAAGACTTGTACACGAGGGCAGTAAGGGAACACAACCAGCTATGACATGGGCTGATGCCAAGGCTACCCTGACGGATTGGCGACTGTACGGCCATTACGCCATCTACTTTGCCATCAGTCCTGGCTTTGCGAGCTTGAGTTTGTTTTCGCCATCGATTGTATCAGGGCTGGGGTATCAGGACCTCCAAGCCCAGCTATTTACAGTTACACCATGGGCAGTTGCTTATGGTACGTCAATCTCTGGGCCGTACACGACGGAAGTTCACACTGACAGCATACAGTTTGCCAACTAGTAGTCGCATATTCAGCAGACCACTTCAATGCCCGCGGCTTACACACCGCGGGAGCAGCAACCGTCGCCGCGATAGGCTTCATTGTTTCAGCTGTCCTGCCCCCGACGTCTTATTCATCAAGATACGGCGGCCTTATCCTCGCTACGTCCGGCGCGTTTTCAGCCATCCCTCCTCTTCTGGGTTGGCTTTCGTCGAATATGTACAGCACAGCAGCTACGGGACTAGCTATCGCCATCAATGTCAGCTGCGGCGGAGGGTTGGGCCAGATTCCTGGTGTTTGGATATACAAGGCGAGCGAAAAGAGCAAGGGATATCCCACAGGGCACTGGACGAATGCCGCCTTTCAGAtatttgttgctgttgcctctgTTGGATTATGGATGTTTTATCGGCTCAAAAATAGGAAGTTGAGTGAAGAGGCACGGAGGAATGGCGTCGAGGCGACGCTCTTCAAACTGTGATGAACTGCAATTCTGCGCAAGATGTGGATATCGCCACGTCTTCAGTTAGTCTAGTAACTGTATGTCTAGGATTCCCTAATATCTAAGTTTTTGTTCTTGCTAACGTATGGACGATCTTTGCAAAGCATAGCTGGATACCCCTTTCTCTTCAATATTATTCTCCTTTGAATGGTCTGTCATGATTTTGGTAGTGTCGAACGACGAAGCTGGTCTACCGAGTCGTTTACATCCTTGAGGCCTGAATAGACGCCTGAATAGACTGATTCATCGAGTTGGGTCTTCAAATGATGGAAATGCAGACCGGAATTGGTGCGGGAAGCGAAATGTCGCCACGAGGAAACATCCATAATCAAGCTTTATTGAACGCCACGAGTCAAATATGTCACACCAAAAAGCCTCCGAGGCAAATACCGTCATATCAGCAACGAGAtgtgatgaggaggagcgACCAATGACATGCCAACTAACATTGTCTCATCACATTGCGACAGAAACTGGTCTTGCCACAAAATTTCCTCCCGTCCGCCCCAATGTACTGGATGATCAAGCTTTCAAGGAGGATCGAGTATCCGATTCACCGATATTTACTTGAGTACTATCATCCGCAGCAACAGCAGTATGATAAAGGTGCGACCGTGGGGTCATTCTCGACATATATAACGTTTTGGCGTGTCAGATACGCAATCTTACTTTGAAAagtctcttttcttctggGTGAGCGGCGAACTATCACATGAGCGTGGTAGCATGTACCCTCTTCCGAAATTTCGCTTGCTCGCGACTTACAACGAGACCCGGGAGCAATTGTCTAGGCATGTCTTTCCGCACCCATGTACttggaaaaagcaaaacaaagacAGAAGTAAAACATGCACAAAAATCACGAGTACCGGGTCCGAGCTACCATGGCGGGCCGCCTAATAGCGCACTGATCACGATTTCGATTTGACCTGGAAAGGTACCAAGTGACATCACCAGTGTATTGGAGGATGATCGTCGCACATGGCGTCAAGCTGTCAGGAACCACAAAAGCAGCGGGTATAGCAGGCACAGGCATCTTGTAActttgacggatggatgCCAAAGCTTGGGGACACAAAGAAAATCTCAGATCCGGGTTGTTTACTCCGCATTCGGCTGCCCGCCACTCGGCTCCAAAGTAGTACGGCCCAGGACAATAAGAGATCGCCAGAAGCGGCGCGCACAAAATCAGGTATTAGTGCCGGTGGCGCCTTGAATAGCAATTTAGAAATTAAACTTGCCAGGCAAAAGTGACTACCGTATTCTCTCACGTAGAGTTGATTTCATGAACAGATCAGCACGCGGTGACGAAGGCAGATGGATGAAGCCATAAGCTGCAGGAGAAACGGATGTCCCTTCATTTTTGGCAACTCTtgcatgttgttgaggtcTCGAATTGAGACATGAGCTCCAGTCCGAGTCGCAGTGACGCCACTGTTCCAGATAGCTGAAGCCCCTTGTGGTAGCTCGCCGTGTGCATCCCGTGTCTTGAAACCTGGCCAAGAATGGCCTTGGCACAATGATGAGCTTCAATATCTTGTCCATGATTTTGGCTTCTGGCCGAGCAGACACAGAAAAGGGCAGGATCGCATACCGGGTTATTTCCAAGGCAATATTTCTCTTTTATTTCTGTGAGTGTTCTCGGCCTCTTTTTGGAACATTGCTTGCATGGTTGTCATACTCTCCTAAGTCGCAC from the Pochonia chlamydosporia 170 chromosome 6, whole genome shotgun sequence genome contains:
- a CDS encoding SAM-dependent methyltransferase (similar to Beauveria bassiana ARSEF 2860 XP_008601820.1), with the translated sequence MASPTEAKYSALTFNSPLSQLHADELINHLDLTKNTSVVDLGCGWGELLIQTSLKTGAKCTGVDTDESCLQRGGQIADSRGANVTFLNQSADQWHEQTDRAICIGSSHAFGGATAMFSSLAKVVPTGRVLVGDMCWERPPTQAALDIFGDEVHMLVDLVKMARDAGWKVLHLTTSDQREWDDFESGHRAGLRKWLIENPGAEEAKEVEEQQNGREMDYLMHYRGVLGFAWLVLAR
- a CDS encoding MFS transporter (similar to Neosartorya fischeri NRRL 181 XP_001262379.1) gives rise to the protein MAVIDEKQGANSGDAEAGVTKPAHNEQPPIDTKAQKRLIWKQDIRILPLCASIYFLSFLDRSNIGNAKILNSSTHDDMQTATGMTDYQFNIALMVFVVAYAIFEVPSNILLKKLRPSRWLAFLMFCWGALTICLSAGKNFGGVTALRFLLGTFEAGLFPGLVYYLTFWYRHNERSVRVAFILASATLAGAFGGAIAYGIGHINGAHGLRGWQWLFIIEGVPSCVCAVLVFFLLPDYPETASWLSKAEQDLAVQRLVHEGSKGTQPAMTWADAKATLTDWRLYGHYAIYFAISPGFASLSLFSPSIVSGLGYQDLQAQLFTVTPWAVAYVCQLVVAYSADHFNARGLHTAGAATVAAIGFIVSAVLPPTSYSSRYGGLILATSGAFSAIPPLLGWLSSNMYSTAATGLAIAINVSCGGGLGQIPGVWIYKASEKSKGYPTGHWTNAAFQIFVAVASVGLWMFYRLKNRKLSEEARRNGVEATLFKL